Proteins encoded within one genomic window of Nitrospina gracilis 3/211:
- a CDS encoding M16 family metallopeptidase — translation MNTTHSLENRTHLDTLENGLTVVTVEMPHLHTLDIGMYIRSGVRFETPANNGISHFLEHMLFRGNRRYPDSILLNTEFEKIGRGLRASTYTEHTHYDFSPHYEQLERGMELFSDFFTEPLFPSIEVEREIILEECLEDFNAEGVNVDIDYHACKLLYGDDPLGYPIIGTEESIKAIDTDQLRQFFETFYCPGNMVLAGAGALSHNRFLELAQRHFGGFPKCGRVIPKNHFVGSVNENQKEPALFIQKHDDSQVQLQICFRSVSFNDPDYFIVSLIALIFDDGTASRLQKTLREDRGLVYSVQARETALSDCGTFDFDVNARPEKVLEIADIIFREIKTLLVEGPSANELDFVKKRYAYELELEYDSPYKQLVRYGQAPLYSTAISVEDERMLIEGITIDDVRRVARRLFVANGLNVVLVGPHTPQMTQGLNELVNGF, via the coding sequence ATGAACACCACCCATTCGCTTGAAAATCGAACTCACCTCGATACCCTGGAAAACGGACTGACTGTCGTCACGGTCGAGATGCCGCACCTGCACACGCTGGACATCGGCATGTACATCCGTTCGGGGGTCCGTTTTGAAACACCGGCAAACAACGGTATCTCCCACTTTCTGGAGCACATGCTGTTCCGCGGCAACCGCAGGTACCCGGATTCGATCCTGCTCAACACCGAGTTCGAGAAAATAGGCCGCGGCCTGCGCGCCTCCACTTACACCGAACACACGCATTATGACTTCAGCCCGCATTATGAACAGTTGGAGCGGGGAATGGAACTGTTTTCCGATTTCTTCACCGAGCCCCTGTTCCCCAGCATCGAAGTCGAGCGCGAGATCATCCTGGAAGAATGTCTTGAAGATTTTAACGCGGAAGGTGTGAACGTGGATATCGACTACCACGCGTGCAAACTGCTGTACGGAGACGATCCGCTGGGTTATCCCATTATCGGGACCGAGGAGTCGATCAAGGCCATCGACACGGATCAACTCCGCCAGTTCTTCGAAACCTTCTATTGTCCCGGCAACATGGTGCTCGCCGGCGCAGGGGCGCTCAGCCACAACCGTTTTCTGGAGTTGGCCCAGCGCCACTTCGGTGGTTTTCCAAAGTGCGGACGGGTGATTCCAAAAAATCATTTTGTCGGTTCCGTAAATGAAAACCAGAAAGAACCCGCCTTGTTCATACAGAAACACGACGACAGCCAGGTCCAATTGCAAATCTGTTTCCGTTCGGTTTCATTCAACGATCCTGATTATTTCATTGTGTCGCTGATTGCCCTTATTTTCGACGATGGAACAGCCTCGCGTTTGCAGAAAACCCTGCGCGAGGACCGCGGTCTGGTGTATTCCGTACAGGCGCGGGAGACAGCGCTTTCCGACTGCGGCACGTTCGACTTCGACGTCAACGCGCGTCCGGAAAAAGTGCTGGAGATTGCCGACATCATTTTCCGGGAGATCAAAACCCTGCTCGTCGAGGGGCCGAGTGCCAATGAACTGGATTTTGTAAAAAAACGTTATGCTTACGAACTGGAGCTGGAATACGATTCGCCCTACAAGCAGTTGGTACGGTACGGTCAGGCGCCCTTGTACTCCACCGCGATTTCAGTTGAAGACGAACGGATGTTGATCGAAGGCATCACCATCGATGATGTCCGCCGCGTCGCCCGTCGTTTGTTTGTGGCGAACGGGCTCAACGTCGTGCTGGTGGGGCCGCATACCCCTCAGATGACACAGGGTTTGAATGAACTTGTTAACGGTTTTTAA
- the dnaE gene encoding DNA polymerase III subunit alpha, producing the protein MRHSNFVHLHVHTHFSLLDSSLRHEALFKRAEELKMPAVAMTDHGNLFGAMEFYQGARKHGLKPIIGCEVYVAPESRLKKDDNFRLRDAAHHLILLARNQTGYQNLVKLVTSGYLEGFYYKPRIDKELLAQHAEGLIALSSCNRGELAHYINKENLPRALKVAEQYKDIMGEDNFYLELQNHKLDWQEPINKGLIEIGKKLDLPVVATNNCHYLDQEDFRSHEILLCLQTGKTMDDPYRMKYHSDEYYFKSPKEMEALFREIPEAIENTIKIAERCNLDLETGADNLPEYPVPEAHTLYSYLEEQSRLGLQKRYEEMDKTGQEYDRAVYEDRLDEELAIIKKMGYPGYFLIVWDFIRYARENGIPVGPGRGSAAGSLVAYSLRITNLDPIHYGLLFERFLNPERVSMPDIDIDFCMEKRDEVIRYVTEKYGGHDFVTQIITFGSMNAKGVIRDVGRVLGLTYGEVDKIAKLVPNRLNITLTDAMNEEPRFKEMSKENENIQELLDVALKLEGLPRHCSTHAAGVVISPKPLTEFLPLYKGNNDEIVTQFSMNNIEKLGLLKMDFLGLRTLTVIHNALRLIRESEGTELDLDAIPKDDAETYKLLSEARTRGVFQLESSGMRDLLLKMKPDSFEDIIALLALFRPGPLESGMVDDYVKRKHGTLEEKYELPQLKDILKETHGVILYQEQVMKIANVLAGFTLGDADLLRRAMGKKKPEEMAQQREKFYTGSHKNKIPDKKSERIFDLMEKFAGYGFNKSHSAAYALISYQTAYLKAHYPLQFFGALITSEMDNTDKVIRYINDCREMGIQMMPPDVNRSFRDFSIHEDKLVFGLGAIKNVGASAIDIIIDTRNQVGEFTSLKQFCESVDLNKVNKRVIESLIKSGAFDSVGESRAGMVKHLQAYMDMGQSRQRDRQLGQSSMFDLLGEEEEDIAVSSEPVEEWSDHDRLKFEKETIGFYVSGHPLMKYQKDIAWFTDANSSNLSERPNGKEVSIAGVPFKIITKTTKKGDKMALMTLEDLQGTVEVTVWPETYKNSLEILEQDGPILVKGTVEADDNWPKVIANEIRPLAEAKDHWKGTVHVHIRTPGLEKTTLHSVKDVLARHPGNNQLLVHFLFPEGGPARQRTVQAELKVKPCDEIIEQIEELLGENSINFE; encoded by the coding sequence ATGCGTCATTCCAACTTTGTGCACCTGCACGTGCACACTCATTTCAGCCTGCTCGATTCGTCGCTCCGCCACGAGGCGCTGTTCAAACGCGCCGAAGAGCTCAAGATGCCGGCGGTGGCGATGACCGACCACGGAAACCTGTTCGGGGCGATGGAGTTCTACCAGGGCGCGCGCAAGCACGGTCTCAAACCCATCATCGGGTGCGAGGTGTATGTCGCGCCGGAAAGCCGCCTGAAGAAAGACGATAACTTCCGCCTGCGCGATGCCGCGCATCATCTGATTCTTCTCGCCCGCAACCAGACCGGTTACCAGAACCTCGTAAAACTGGTGACTTCCGGTTACCTCGAAGGATTTTATTACAAACCGCGCATCGATAAGGAACTGCTCGCCCAGCATGCGGAAGGCCTCATTGCATTGAGTTCGTGCAACCGCGGCGAGCTCGCCCATTACATCAACAAGGAAAACCTGCCGCGCGCGCTCAAGGTGGCGGAGCAGTACAAGGACATCATGGGCGAGGATAACTTCTACCTGGAACTGCAGAACCACAAGCTGGACTGGCAGGAACCGATCAATAAAGGATTGATCGAGATAGGCAAGAAACTCGATCTCCCCGTCGTCGCCACCAACAACTGTCATTACCTCGACCAGGAAGACTTCCGCTCGCACGAAATCCTGCTTTGCCTGCAAACCGGCAAGACGATGGACGACCCCTACCGCATGAAGTACCACTCCGACGAGTACTACTTCAAATCGCCCAAGGAAATGGAAGCGCTGTTCCGCGAAATTCCGGAGGCGATCGAGAACACCATCAAAATCGCCGAGCGGTGCAACCTCGACCTCGAAACCGGAGCGGACAACCTGCCGGAATACCCGGTGCCGGAAGCGCACACGCTGTACTCGTACCTCGAAGAACAGTCGCGGCTTGGACTTCAAAAGCGGTATGAGGAAATGGACAAGACGGGGCAGGAGTACGACCGCGCGGTGTACGAGGATCGGCTGGACGAGGAACTTGCCATCATCAAGAAGATGGGTTATCCGGGTTATTTTCTCATCGTGTGGGACTTCATCCGCTACGCGCGGGAGAACGGCATTCCCGTCGGACCCGGCCGCGGCTCGGCGGCGGGGAGCCTGGTCGCTTATTCGCTCCGCATCACCAACCTCGATCCCATTCACTACGGGCTCCTGTTCGAGCGATTCCTGAATCCGGAACGCGTCAGCATGCCGGATATCGACATCGACTTCTGCATGGAAAAGCGTGACGAAGTGATCCGGTATGTCACGGAAAAATACGGCGGGCACGATTTCGTGACGCAGATCATCACCTTTGGAAGCATGAACGCGAAGGGCGTCATCCGCGATGTCGGCCGCGTGCTGGGCCTGACCTACGGCGAGGTGGACAAGATCGCCAAGCTCGTACCGAACCGCCTCAACATAACGCTCACAGATGCGATGAACGAGGAACCGCGTTTCAAGGAGATGTCGAAGGAAAACGAGAATATACAGGAATTGCTGGACGTCGCGCTCAAACTGGAAGGCCTGCCGCGTCACTGCTCCACCCACGCGGCGGGCGTGGTCATCTCGCCCAAACCGCTCACCGAATTCCTGCCGCTGTACAAGGGCAACAACGACGAAATCGTGACCCAGTTCTCGATGAACAACATCGAAAAGCTGGGGCTGTTGAAGATGGACTTCCTCGGCCTGCGCACGCTCACCGTCATTCACAACGCGCTCCGGCTGATCCGTGAGTCGGAAGGGACGGAGCTCGACCTCGACGCCATTCCGAAAGACGATGCGGAAACCTACAAGTTGTTGAGCGAAGCCCGGACGCGCGGCGTGTTTCAGTTGGAAAGCTCCGGCATGCGCGACCTTCTGCTCAAGATGAAGCCGGACAGCTTCGAGGACATCATCGCGCTCCTGGCGCTGTTCCGTCCGGGTCCCCTGGAAAGCGGCATGGTGGACGACTACGTCAAGCGCAAGCACGGCACGCTGGAAGAAAAATACGAACTGCCGCAGTTGAAGGACATTCTGAAAGAAACGCACGGCGTCATCCTGTATCAGGAACAGGTGATGAAGATCGCCAACGTGCTGGCGGGTTTCACGCTGGGCGACGCCGACCTCCTGCGCCGCGCCATGGGCAAGAAGAAACCGGAAGAAATGGCGCAACAGCGCGAAAAGTTCTACACGGGCAGTCACAAGAACAAGATCCCGGACAAGAAATCGGAGCGCATCTTCGACCTGATGGAAAAGTTCGCGGGCTACGGTTTCAACAAGTCGCACAGCGCCGCGTATGCGCTGATCTCCTACCAGACCGCGTACTTGAAGGCGCACTATCCGCTCCAGTTTTTCGGCGCGCTGATCACCAGCGAAATGGACAACACCGACAAGGTGATCCGCTACATCAACGACTGCCGCGAGATGGGCATCCAGATGATGCCGCCCGACGTCAACCGCAGTTTCCGCGACTTCTCCATTCACGAAGACAAGCTGGTGTTCGGACTGGGAGCGATCAAGAACGTCGGCGCGTCGGCCATCGACATCATCATCGACACGCGCAACCAGGTGGGCGAGTTCACCTCGCTCAAGCAGTTCTGCGAATCGGTGGACCTGAACAAGGTGAACAAGCGCGTCATCGAAAGCCTGATCAAAAGCGGCGCGTTCGACTCCGTCGGTGAAAGCCGTGCCGGGATGGTGAAGCATCTTCAGGCGTACATGGACATGGGGCAGTCGCGCCAGCGCGACCGGCAGCTGGGCCAGTCCAGCATGTTCGATCTTTTGGGCGAAGAGGAAGAGGATATTGCGGTATCGTCGGAACCCGTGGAGGAATGGAGCGACCACGACCGCCTGAAATTCGAAAAGGAGACCATCGGCTTTTACGTGTCCGGCCATCCGCTGATGAAATATCAGAAGGACATCGCGTGGTTCACCGACGCCAACTCATCCAACCTGTCCGAGCGGCCGAATGGAAAAGAAGTCAGCATCGCGGGAGTGCCGTTCAAGATCATCACCAAGACCACGAAGAAGGGCGACAAGATGGCGCTCATGACGCTTGAGGATTTGCAGGGCACGGTGGAAGTCACCGTTTGGCCGGAGACATACAAGAACTCACTGGAGATTCTGGAGCAGGACGGGCCGATTCTGGTGAAGGGCACGGTGGAAGCCGACGACAACTGGCCGAAGGTGATCGCCAACGAGATCCGGCCGCTGGCCGAGGCGAAGGATCACTGGAAAGGAACGGTGCATGTCCACATCCGCACGCCGGGCCTGGAGAAGACCACCCTGCATTCAGTGAAGGACGTTCTGGCGCGTCATCCCGGCAACAACCAACTGCTCGTGCATTTCTTGTTTCCGGAAGGCGGACCGGCGAGGCAACGCACAGTGCAGGCCGAGCTCAAGGTGAAGCCCTGCGACGAGATCATCGAACAGATCGAGGAGTTGTTGGGCGAAAATTCGATCAACTTCGAATAG
- a CDS encoding ethylbenzene dehydrogenase-related protein codes for MSYESCLNDGYCTGKVKVTRYSGSLPLSPLSGFWTAAQGPERKVIELGPQLITNPQWPDPSIKKVTLSAARTDTEFAVRLEWEDTTRDDGLDDSRLYTDQAAVMFPLKATGTPPPVTMGAEGEMVNIWQWKAARQVEVDALRQTVKDPSTIKSPVEDLNAEGFSTLTRQAQQDVQGHGVRTETGWVVVFKRALKTGDELDRPLDAATPLAVAIWDGGNRETNGQKGLAGWIVLEYI; via the coding sequence GTGAGTTATGAATCCTGTCTGAATGATGGATACTGCACGGGCAAGGTGAAAGTGACTCGTTATTCGGGGTCGTTGCCGCTGTCTCCTCTGTCCGGCTTCTGGACGGCGGCGCAGGGTCCGGAACGGAAAGTCATCGAACTCGGCCCGCAGTTGATCACCAATCCGCAATGGCCCGATCCGTCGATCAAGAAAGTCACTCTCAGCGCGGCGCGCACGGATACGGAGTTTGCCGTGCGGCTGGAATGGGAGGACACGACGCGCGACGATGGACTGGACGACTCCCGCCTCTATACGGATCAGGCTGCGGTGATGTTTCCGTTGAAGGCGACCGGCACGCCTCCTCCCGTCACCATGGGTGCAGAAGGGGAGATGGTGAACATCTGGCAATGGAAAGCCGCGCGGCAGGTGGAAGTCGATGCGCTTCGCCAGACAGTGAAAGACCCGTCCACCATCAAATCGCCGGTGGAAGATTTGAATGCTGAGGGCTTCAGCACTCTCACCCGCCAGGCCCAGCAGGATGTGCAGGGGCATGGGGTGCGAACCGAGACCGGATGGGTTGTGGTGTTCAAGCGTGCATTGAAAACGGGGGATGAGCTCGACCGGCCTTTGGATGCGGCCACCCCGCTCGCCGTCGCCATCTGGGACGGCGGCAATCGCGAGACCAACGGGCAGAAGGGGCTCGCGGGGTGGATCGTGCTGGAGTATATATAA
- the mutM gene encoding bifunctional DNA-formamidopyrimidine glycosylase/DNA-(apurinic or apyrimidinic site) lyase → MPELPEVETLRRALLPLIPGKRLAALKFYRPDLRFPIPTETLTETLTGAVLSDITRIGKYLLLHFSGGAMLWHLGMSGRVEQGPSLTPIHKHDHAVFHFEPDIYLHFVDPRRFGCILWVPDGKGHPLIDHLGPDPLAPTTTAKDLKARARTCKGPIKGFLMNATRLAGIGNIYACESLHAALIHPNRPASKLTLPQWETLLATLRVTLEKSIASGGTTLRDFFSADGSPGYYTLDLTVYGRENQPCKRCGAPIVRKVHSGRSTFFCRVCQKR, encoded by the coding sequence ATGCCCGAACTGCCGGAGGTCGAAACCCTGCGCCGGGCGTTGTTGCCGCTCATTCCCGGAAAACGCCTGGCCGCGTTGAAATTTTACCGGCCCGATCTGCGCTTTCCCATCCCGACCGAAACCCTGACGGAAACTCTCACCGGCGCGGTGCTCTCCGACATCACCCGCATCGGCAAATACCTGTTACTGCATTTTTCTGGCGGGGCCATGCTGTGGCACCTTGGCATGAGCGGCAGGGTCGAGCAGGGTCCGTCGCTCACCCCCATCCACAAACACGACCACGCCGTATTTCATTTCGAGCCGGACATCTATCTCCACTTCGTCGACCCGCGCCGCTTCGGCTGCATTCTGTGGGTGCCTGACGGCAAGGGCCATCCGCTGATCGATCATCTGGGACCCGACCCGCTCGCGCCCACCACCACGGCGAAGGACCTGAAAGCACGCGCCCGTACCTGCAAGGGGCCGATCAAGGGATTCCTCATGAACGCCACGCGGCTGGCGGGCATCGGCAACATCTACGCCTGCGAGTCCCTGCACGCGGCACTCATCCATCCCAACCGCCCCGCCAGCAAACTCACCCTGCCGCAATGGGAAACACTGCTCGCCACCCTGCGGGTCACGCTGGAGAAAAGCATCGCCTCTGGCGGGACGACCTTGCGTGATTTTTTCAGCGCGGATGGATCACCGGGTTACTACACACTGGACCTCACCGTGTACGGCCGTGAGAACCAACCGTGCAAGCGATGCGGCGCCCCTATCGTGCGCAAAGTCCACTCCGGCCGCTCCACCTTCTTCTGCCGCGTCTGCCAAAAGAGATAA
- the ald gene encoding alanine dehydrogenase has translation MIIGVPKEIKEDEYRVSMTPAGVTELIADGHTVLVEESAGEGSGISDDDYACTGAKILSCKEVFEQADMIIKVKEPLPEEFPRLRENQILYTYLHLAPAPELTQGLLDRKVAGIAYETVQLEDGSLPLLVPMSEVAGRMSVHEGAKYLERENGGRGILLGGVPGVDPGHIVIIGGGIVGVNAAKMAIGTSARVTLLDIDLERLRFVDDIFGGRVKTIMSNKLNLREYTAMADLVIGAVLLTGARSPRLIARDMLKDMRTGSVVVDVGIDQGGILETSRPTTHSNPIFEVEGVIHYCVANMPGAVARTSTYALTNATLPYARELARKGFKTALMESKPLRYGLNVYKGHVTHPAVAEALGMEYVPFEKLLD, from the coding sequence ATGATTATTGGCGTTCCAAAAGAAATCAAGGAAGATGAATACCGCGTGTCCATGACACCGGCGGGGGTGACGGAGCTCATCGCCGACGGCCATACCGTACTGGTGGAGGAGTCCGCAGGAGAGGGAAGCGGCATCTCCGACGACGATTACGCCTGTACGGGAGCGAAAATCCTTTCCTGCAAGGAGGTGTTCGAGCAGGCGGACATGATCATCAAGGTCAAGGAACCCCTGCCGGAGGAGTTTCCACGCCTGCGCGAAAACCAGATCCTGTACACTTACCTGCATCTGGCGCCGGCTCCGGAGCTCACCCAGGGCCTGCTCGACCGCAAGGTGGCGGGCATCGCTTACGAAACGGTCCAGTTGGAAGACGGTTCCCTGCCGCTCCTGGTTCCAATGAGCGAGGTGGCGGGCCGCATGTCCGTGCACGAAGGCGCGAAGTACCTGGAGCGGGAAAACGGCGGACGCGGCATCCTGCTGGGCGGCGTGCCGGGAGTCGATCCGGGACACATCGTCATCATCGGCGGCGGCATCGTCGGTGTCAACGCGGCGAAGATGGCGATCGGCACCAGCGCTCGGGTGACCCTGCTGGACATCGATCTCGAACGCTTGCGTTTTGTCGACGACATATTCGGCGGCCGTGTGAAGACCATCATGTCGAACAAACTCAATTTGCGTGAGTACACGGCGATGGCGGATTTGGTCATCGGCGCGGTTCTGCTGACGGGCGCGCGGTCGCCACGACTCATCGCGCGCGACATGCTGAAGGACATGCGGACGGGATCGGTGGTGGTGGATGTGGGCATCGACCAGGGCGGCATACTGGAAACGTCGCGCCCGACCACCCACTCAAATCCGATTTTTGAAGTGGAGGGAGTCATCCACTACTGCGTGGCCAACATGCCGGGCGCGGTGGCGCGCACCTCCACCTACGCATTGACCAACGCCACCCTGCCGTACGCGCGGGAGCTGGCACGAAAGGGATTCAAGACGGCGTTGATGGAAAGCAAACCGCTTCGCTACGGACTCAACGTGTACAAGGGACACGTCACGCACCCCGCGGTGGCCGAGGCACTGGGCATGGAATACGTGCCGTTTGAAAAACTGCTGGACTGA
- a CDS encoding B12-binding domain-containing radical SAM protein: MQPSIGLITLNAKFIHTAVSLRYLRNAARRSGYKNVWIEEFTIHQPVWKIAAEIQKHRPDILGIGVYIWNRRQCFELVEYLKKQNPDLKIVLGGPEVSFEMPHTDDYTIISGEGEARFVEYLGYAANNESPPPDVLERWLVYGGDLPDLHAPYTEEDWPYLKNRYAYVETSRGCPYLCSFCLSALDKTVRYFDDHAVRQQIEDIVKAGVGKVKFVDRTFNLQPRRMRDLMQWLTQFPEVEFHFEVVGDLLNDGMLEFLDTVPPGMFQFEIGIQTATDPVQQTIQRKQNNDKLFATIKQLIAQDRVHVHCDLIFGLPGETYEQMMESFKEVFALRPHEVQLGFLKFLPGAPVKDQIEKEKYRYLSTPPYEVIANRLVSAEQFSYLKRFTEMFDLFYNSQRFRFTLEHILRDQPPIEVFDRLLAHVEQHTGFHGGISLDRQYLFLAECFDLLNDPLALDLLKLDYLYHQRTFHLPGFMRARLPQNGSTKLRTWSGDRKTPLVPFSHEIEVNRWQARLSPSPSPVYYAVAHAPKGAGYFTRPALHRVEG, translated from the coding sequence ATGCAACCCTCGATCGGTCTCATCACGCTCAACGCGAAGTTCATCCATACCGCGGTCAGCCTGCGCTATTTGCGCAACGCCGCCCGCCGTTCGGGTTATAAGAATGTGTGGATCGAGGAGTTCACCATCCACCAGCCGGTGTGGAAAATCGCCGCCGAAATCCAGAAACACCGGCCCGATATCCTGGGCATCGGCGTGTATATCTGGAACCGCAGGCAATGCTTCGAGTTGGTCGAATATTTGAAGAAGCAGAATCCGGATTTGAAGATTGTGCTCGGCGGACCGGAGGTGTCGTTCGAAATGCCGCACACCGACGACTACACCATCATTTCCGGCGAGGGCGAGGCGCGTTTCGTCGAGTACCTGGGTTACGCCGCGAACAACGAATCGCCGCCGCCAGACGTGCTGGAACGCTGGCTTGTTTACGGCGGCGACCTGCCGGACCTCCACGCCCCCTACACGGAAGAAGACTGGCCGTATCTGAAAAATCGCTACGCGTACGTCGAGACCTCGCGGGGCTGTCCGTACCTGTGCTCGTTCTGCCTGTCGGCGCTGGACAAGACCGTTCGCTATTTCGACGACCACGCGGTGCGCCAACAGATCGAGGACATCGTGAAGGCGGGCGTCGGCAAGGTGAAGTTCGTCGACCGCACCTTCAACCTGCAACCGCGCCGCATGCGCGACCTCATGCAGTGGCTCACGCAGTTCCCGGAAGTCGAGTTTCATTTCGAAGTGGTGGGCGACTTGCTCAACGACGGCATGCTTGAGTTTCTCGACACCGTGCCGCCGGGCATGTTCCAGTTCGAGATCGGAATCCAGACCGCCACCGATCCGGTCCAGCAGACCATCCAGAGAAAACAGAACAACGACAAACTGTTCGCCACAATCAAACAGTTGATCGCGCAGGACCGCGTGCATGTGCACTGCGACCTCATATTCGGCCTGCCCGGCGAGACGTACGAGCAGATGATGGAATCGTTTAAGGAAGTGTTCGCCCTGCGCCCGCACGAGGTGCAGTTGGGATTCCTCAAGTTCCTGCCCGGCGCGCCGGTGAAGGACCAGATTGAAAAAGAAAAATACCGCTACCTTTCCACGCCCCCGTATGAAGTGATTGCCAACCGGCTTGTGTCCGCCGAACAGTTCAGTTACCTGAAACGCTTCACCGAAATGTTTGACCTGTTCTACAACTCGCAACGCTTCCGCTTCACGCTGGAACACATCCTGCGCGACCAGCCCCCCATCGAGGTGTTCGACCGCCTGCTGGCTCACGTCGAACAGCACACCGGGTTTCACGGCGGCATCTCACTCGACCGCCAGTACCTGTTTCTGGCCGAATGCTTCGATTTGCTGAACGATCCGCTGGCGCTTGATTTGCTCAAGCTCGATTACCTGTACCACCAGCGCACGTTTCACCTGCCGGGGTTCATGCGCGCGCGCCTGCCGCAAAACGGATCGACAAAGCTCCGCACCTGGTCCGGCGACCGCAAGACGCCGCTCGTGCCCTTTTCGCACGAGATCGAGGTGAACCGCTGGCAGGCCCGCCTTTCGCCTTCCCCAAGCCCTGTGTATTACGCCGTGGCGCACGCGCCGAAGGGGGCGGGTTACTTCACACGCCCCGCCCTGCACCGCGTGGAAGGCTGA
- the ilvD gene encoding dihydroxy-acid dehydratase, producing MSDASETPLNPRSRTITQGDRRAPNRAMLRAVGFKDEDFEKPIVGIANGQSNITPCNAGLGKLADIASAEIYNNGGMAQMFGTITISDGISMGTEGMKCSLVSREVIADSIETVCRGSSMDGVLAIGGCDKNMPGAMIAMARLNIPAVFVYGGTIKPGHLGDQDLTVVSAFEAVGKFSAGTIDQDELTDIEKNACPGFGSCGGMFTANTMSSAFEAMGMSLPYSSTMSNEDKEKENSTRESGIALMNLIRNNILPRDIITRKSLENAITVVMAVGGSTNAVLHLLAIAHSAGIGLSIDDFETIRKRVPLFCDLKPSGRYVTVDLHRSGGIPQVMKLLLNAGLLHGDCMTCTGKTIAENLKDVPDQPAANQDVILPLDQPKAKEGHLVILKGNLAPEGAVAKVSGIKTHVLTGPARVFESEEECLDAIIENKIKEGDIIVIRYEGPKGGPGMREMLAPTSAIVGKGLGDKVGLITDGRFSGGTFGLVVGHIAPEAQEGGPIALVREGDSITLDVDRNLIEVSLSSEEMQARRAEWKAPPIKYQTGVLAKYAKLVASSSKGAVTD from the coding sequence ATGTCAGACGCCAGTGAAACACCGCTCAATCCCCGCAGCCGAACGATCACCCAAGGCGACCGCCGTGCGCCCAACCGCGCCATGTTGCGCGCAGTGGGCTTCAAGGACGAAGATTTCGAGAAGCCGATCGTGGGCATTGCCAACGGACAGAGCAACATCACGCCCTGCAATGCGGGACTGGGCAAGCTGGCGGACATTGCCTCTGCGGAGATTTACAACAACGGCGGCATGGCGCAGATGTTCGGCACCATCACCATCAGCGACGGCATCAGCATGGGCACCGAAGGCATGAAATGTTCGCTGGTCAGCCGCGAAGTCATCGCCGACTCGATCGAAACCGTATGCCGGGGTTCGTCCATGGACGGCGTGCTCGCCATCGGCGGCTGCGACAAGAACATGCCCGGCGCCATGATCGCCATGGCGCGGCTCAACATCCCCGCCGTTTTCGTGTACGGCGGCACCATCAAGCCCGGCCACCTGGGCGATCAGGATCTCACGGTCGTCAGCGCGTTCGAAGCCGTCGGCAAGTTCAGCGCCGGGACCATCGACCAGGACGAATTGACCGACATCGAAAAGAACGCATGTCCCGGTTTCGGGTCGTGTGGCGGCATGTTCACCGCCAACACGATGTCGTCGGCGTTCGAGGCGATGGGCATGAGCCTGCCGTACAGTTCGACCATGTCCAACGAAGACAAGGAAAAGGAAAACAGCACGCGCGAAAGCGGTATCGCTTTGATGAACCTGATCAGGAACAACATCCTGCCGCGCGATATCATCACGCGAAAGTCGCTGGAGAACGCCATCACGGTGGTCATGGCGGTCGGCGGTTCCACCAATGCGGTCCTTCATCTGCTGGCAATCGCGCACAGTGCGGGCATCGGGCTTTCAATCGACGACTTCGAAACCATCCGCAAGCGCGTGCCGTTGTTCTGCGATTTGAAGCCTTCCGGCCGATATGTTACGGTTGACCTTCATCGATCCGGAGGCATTCCGCAAGTCATGAAGTTGTTGTTGAATGCAGGGTTGCTTCACGGCGACTGCATGACCTGCACCGGCAAAACGATCGCTGAAAACCTGAAAGACGTACCGGATCAGCCGGCGGCGAACCAGGATGTCATCCTTCCGTTGGACCAACCCAAAGCGAAGGAAGGACACCTCGTTATCTTGAAAGGCAACCTCGCACCAGAGGGGGCCGTTGCAAAAGTTTCGGGCATCAAGACACACGTTCTCACCGGACCGGCCCGCGTTTTTGAAAGCGAAGAAGAGTGTCTGGATGCAATTATTGAAAATAAAATCAAAGAAGGAGACATCATTGTCATCCGCTATGAAGGGCCAAAAGGCGGACCCGGCATGCGTGAAATGCTGGCACCGACATCAGCGATTGTCGGAAAAGGCTTGGGTGACAAGGTCGGTTTGATCACCGACGGCCGGTTTTCAGGAGGCACTTTCGGACTGGTTGTCGGACACATTGCACCCGAAGCGCAGGAAGGCGGACCGATTGCGCTGGTCCGCGAAGGCGACTCGATCACGCTCGACGTCGACCGCAACCTCATTGAGGTGAGTTTGAGCAGTGAGGAAATGCAAGCCCGGCGGGCCGAATGGAAGGCCCCGCCCATCAAATATCAGACCGGCGTGCTTGCCAAGTACGCCAAATTGGTTGCTTCGTCCTCCAAAGGTGCGGTAACGGATTAG